Genomic window (Phragmites australis chromosome 5, lpPhrAust1.1, whole genome shotgun sequence):
CCGCGTTCATGGTAATAAGCACTCAAGCAAGCTGCCTCTGCCTTCCTCACCACCCAAGGTAATCATATTCACATTCTAATTAAATCATGCTTAAATTAACTAGCATTATTCTGTCAAGAGGAACTTTTTCCTAACTTTCCTTTGCTGCTCTCTGTTCTGCAGGATGTGATGGAGTTTTGTGCCACCAAGGAGAAGATGAGATCCTCagtggtggttcgagttggaggCAACACCGACGCTGTATCAATGGGAAAGGAAGTGATGGTTGAGGTGAAGAAGGAAGTGGCATCATCATCAGGTGGAGTTGGAAATATTAAACATGACGTTAGGGTTTT
Coding sequences:
- the LOC133917636 gene encoding uncharacterized protein LOC133917636, giving the protein MFSLSSPCLPLKGQLKLNTATTILLVAFIFTLYITFCEARHLRVHGNKHSSKLPLPSSPPKDVMEFCATKEKMRSSVVVRVGGNTDAVSMGKEVMVEVKKEVASSSGGVGNIKHDVRVLKQLPRREHEDDQGIHLDYAQPRTHTPCHNR